A window of Candidatus Methylomirabilota bacterium contains these coding sequences:
- a CDS encoding DNA recombination protein RmuC, with product MTEWLSLLLGLWIGAVLGWFISIARTKAGVNAILREREARAAAAEARVEEVRQQLASARNDFETLREDLRQAETARVAAETRVIETGKNLAEQKTLLDEAKSRLSDTFKSLAAEALAGNNAGFLVLAEERFRALKDEAAVDLESRKQAIATIIQPLSDTLVAYQQETRALEDRRLREYSTVGEQLRAVAQGQTILQGETAKLVNALRSPQVRGRWGEIALRKTAELAGMSPHCDFVEQATVTTEEGRVRPDMVVKLPAGREVVVDSKVPLGGFLEALEAKTDEDREGALVKHAAQVRQHVTKLASKEYWDQFAAAPEFVVLFIPNDSFLAAAAEKDPALVESALSKKVVIATPTTFIALLRAIAYGWRQEQLTENAQRISALGQELSDRMGTLAEHLIRVGGAMGKAVDSYNAAVASLETRVFSTARKFQTLGAVGKKEIQELQPIDQKPRALTAIDATDAIDAPTQ from the coding sequence ATGACTGAATGGCTAAGCCTGTTGTTGGGACTGTGGATTGGAGCCGTCCTGGGATGGTTCATCAGCATCGCCCGAACCAAGGCCGGGGTGAACGCCATCCTGCGAGAGCGGGAGGCGCGAGCGGCCGCCGCAGAGGCGCGGGTCGAGGAGGTCCGGCAACAGCTTGCCTCGGCAAGAAACGACTTCGAGACGCTGCGCGAGGATTTGCGACAGGCGGAAACAGCGCGGGTTGCCGCCGAAACCCGGGTGATCGAGACCGGAAAGAACCTCGCCGAGCAGAAAACCCTCCTCGACGAGGCGAAGAGCAGGCTATCCGATACGTTCAAATCGCTGGCGGCGGAGGCGCTCGCGGGCAACAACGCAGGGTTCCTCGTCCTGGCTGAGGAGAGGTTCAGGGCGCTGAAGGATGAAGCGGCGGTTGATCTGGAGAGTCGAAAACAGGCCATCGCGACGATCATTCAGCCGCTCAGCGACACCCTCGTGGCCTATCAGCAGGAGACCAGGGCGCTCGAAGACAGGCGGCTGAGAGAGTATAGTACAGTAGGCGAACAGCTTCGCGCCGTCGCGCAGGGTCAGACGATCTTGCAGGGTGAGACCGCCAAACTTGTCAATGCCCTGCGGTCGCCACAGGTACGCGGCCGATGGGGGGAGATCGCGCTGCGCAAGACGGCCGAACTCGCCGGTATGTCGCCCCACTGCGATTTTGTGGAGCAGGCGACCGTGACGACCGAGGAGGGACGCGTGCGTCCCGATATGGTGGTCAAGCTACCGGCCGGACGCGAGGTGGTGGTCGATTCGAAGGTTCCCCTCGGCGGATTTCTTGAGGCGCTCGAAGCCAAAACTGACGAGGATCGTGAAGGGGCGCTTGTGAAGCATGCGGCGCAGGTGCGCCAACATGTAACGAAACTGGCCTCCAAAGAGTACTGGGATCAGTTCGCGGCTGCTCCCGAGTTCGTTGTCCTCTTCATCCCGAACGACTCCTTCCTCGCCGCGGCCGCCGAAAAGGATCCGGCGCTGGTCGAATCGGCCCTCTCAAAGAAGGTTGTGATTGCCACACCCACGACCTTTATTGCCCTGCTTCGGGCGATTGCCTACGGATGGCGACAGGAGCAGCTCACCGAAAATGCCCAGCGGATCAGCGCATTGGGGCAGGAGCTGTCGGATCGGATGGGAACGCTTGCCGAGCACCTGATCAGGGTGGGAGGGGCCATGGGGAAGGCGGTGGATTCATATAACGCCGCGGTCGCCTCGCTCGAGACCCGCGTCTTTTCTACGGCGAGAAAATTTCAGACGCTTGGGGCTGTGGGCAAGAAAGAGATCCAGGAGCTCCAGCCGATTGATCAGAAGCCGCGCGCCTTGACCGCCATCGACGCAACAGACGCGATAGACGCGCCGACGCAATAG
- a CDS encoding thiamine biosynthesis protein ThiC (catalyzes the formation of 4-amino-2-methyl-5-phosphomethylpyrimidine from 5-amino-1-(5-phospho-D-ribosyl)imidazole and S-adenosyl-L-methionine in thiamine biosynthesis): MSVRMTHGNGDCVTQMSYARKGVMTPEMAYVAEREGLDAEVIRAEVARGRLIIPANIHHVSLEPMGIGTVATVKINANIGNSALISDIEEELRKLKLAIQYGADTVMDLSTGGRIDDIRRTIIAASPVPVGTVPLYQAVAAVNQVEDLSADDMIDIIAHQAQQGVDYMTIHAGVLLEHLPLVQSRITGIVSRGGALMARWMLAHNAQNPLYTHFDQLCRIFRKYDVSFSLGDGLRPGCTADASDAAQFAELRTLGELTKIAWAHDVQVMIEGPGHVPMDQIEMNVRMEQEICQEAPFYTLGPLVTDIAPGYDHITSAIGAAMVGWYGASLLCYVTPKEHLGLPTPEDVKQGCIAYKIAAHAADIARGRKGSRDRDDALSRARFNFDWERQFALAIDPETARRMHDESLPNEAFKRAEFCSMCGPKFCSMHISSHLDEPSAARESA; the protein is encoded by the coding sequence ATGAGTGTACGGATGACTCACGGCAATGGAGACTGCGTCACACAGATGTCCTACGCCCGCAAAGGGGTGATGACGCCCGAAATGGCCTACGTCGCCGAACGGGAAGGACTCGACGCCGAGGTAATCCGGGCCGAGGTCGCCCGCGGCCGACTCATTATTCCTGCCAATATTCATCACGTCAGCCTCGAACCAATGGGGATCGGGACCGTCGCGACCGTCAAGATTAACGCCAACATCGGCAACTCCGCCCTGATCTCCGACATCGAGGAGGAGCTGCGGAAACTGAAGCTGGCGATACAGTACGGAGCCGATACGGTGATGGACCTGAGCACGGGTGGGCGTATCGACGATATCCGCAGGACGATCATCGCAGCCAGCCCGGTTCCAGTCGGGACCGTCCCGCTCTATCAGGCGGTCGCCGCGGTCAATCAGGTCGAGGATCTGAGCGCCGACGATATGATCGACATAATTGCGCACCAGGCCCAGCAGGGTGTGGACTATATGACGATTCATGCCGGCGTCTTGCTCGAGCACCTGCCGCTGGTCCAGTCTCGAATCACCGGGATCGTCAGCCGAGGCGGCGCCCTCATGGCGCGATGGATGCTGGCCCATAACGCACAGAATCCGCTCTATACCCATTTCGATCAGCTCTGTCGGATCTTCCGAAAATACGACGTCAGCTTCAGCTTGGGCGACGGCCTGAGGCCGGGTTGTACCGCCGACGCCTCGGATGCGGCCCAGTTTGCCGAGCTTCGGACCTTGGGCGAACTGACGAAGATCGCCTGGGCGCACGATGTCCAGGTGATGATCGAGGGGCCCGGGCATGTCCCGATGGATCAGATCGAAATGAACGTCCGGATGGAGCAGGAGATCTGTCAGGAGGCGCCGTTTTACACGCTTGGCCCGCTGGTGACCGACATTGCGCCGGGATACGATCACATTACCTCCGCGATCGGCGCGGCGATGGTCGGCTGGTACGGCGCCTCGCTGCTCTGTTATGTGACGCCGAAAGAGCACCTCGGTCTGCCTACGCCGGAGGACGTCAAACAAGGATGTATCGCGTACAAGATTGCTGCGCATGCTGCCGATATCGCGCGCGGGCGGAAAGGTTCGCGCGACCGGGACGATGCGCTGTCCCGCGCCCGATTCAACTTCGACTGGGAACGGCAGTTTGCGCTGGCGATCGATCCTGAGACGGCACGCCGAATGCACGATGAGAGCCTGCCCAACGAGGCATTCAAGCGCGCCGAATTCTGCTCGATGTGCGGTCCGAAGTTCTGCTCGATGCACATCTCGTCGCATCTTGACGAGCCGTCGGCCGCCCGCGAGTCAGCGTGA
- a CDS encoding aminopeptidase P family protein, which yields MMKQPGYDAIVMVATSEIDSNLYYATRFAAPDPFIFVQTETEKIVVMSDLEIDRARSEARVETVLSYSAYEQRARQKGVEIPSLLVVLDLVLRDRGVRSLLVPGNLGIEYADGLRARGYAIAVKREPFFEMRLVKRDEEVEAITATQRAIEQAVHAAISAIGAARVGNDELLYLDGRVLTAEALKKIMHATLMEHECVAQHTIVAPGLQGVDPHHHGHGPIRAHESIVIDVFPRSEQSRYFADMSRTVVKGKASPKLRAMYKAVLNAQERGIELIRDGADGSAIHSQVNAVLEKDGFYTGMTTGRMQGFFHGTGHGIGLDIHEPPRINKTGAVLRTGHVVTVEPGLYYLDAGAIRVEDLVVVTTMGCRNLTRFPKGIDMFEID from the coding sequence ATGATGAAACAGCCGGGATATGATGCGATCGTGATGGTCGCCACCAGCGAAATCGACTCGAACCTCTACTATGCAACTCGGTTCGCCGCACCAGATCCGTTTATCTTTGTCCAGACTGAGACAGAAAAGATCGTTGTGATGAGCGATCTGGAGATCGATCGGGCCAGGAGTGAGGCAAGGGTCGAGACGGTTCTTTCGTATAGCGCCTATGAGCAGCGAGCGAGACAGAAGGGTGTCGAGATACCGTCTTTGCTGGTTGTGCTGGACCTGGTGCTGCGGGATCGTGGTGTGCGCTCCCTGCTGGTCCCCGGTAATTTGGGTATCGAGTATGCCGACGGTCTGCGGGCCAGAGGTTACGCAATCGCCGTCAAACGCGAACCGTTTTTCGAGATGCGACTGGTGAAGCGCGACGAAGAGGTCGAGGCGATTACCGCGACCCAGCGCGCGATCGAACAGGCCGTGCATGCGGCCATCTCGGCGATCGGCGCAGCCAGGGTGGGGAATGACGAGCTGCTGTACCTGGACGGCCGGGTGTTGACGGCCGAGGCGCTGAAGAAGATCATGCACGCAACGTTAATGGAGCACGAGTGTGTGGCGCAACATACCATCGTGGCGCCCGGTCTGCAGGGGGTCGATCCCCATCATCATGGACATGGACCTATCAGGGCGCACGAATCGATCGTCATCGACGTCTTCCCGAGATCCGAACAGAGCCGGTACTTCGCCGACATGAGTCGGACCGTCGTCAAGGGGAAGGCATCACCCAAGCTTCGGGCGATGTACAAAGCGGTCCTCAATGCCCAGGAACGCGGGATAGAGCTCATCAGGGACGGAGCCGACGGGAGCGCCATTCATAGCCAGGTAAATGCCGTCTTGGAAAAGGACGGATTTTATACCGGGATGACAACCGGTCGTATGCAAGGCTTTTTTCACGGGACGGGTCACGGGATCGGCCTCGATATTCACGAACCTCCTCGTATCAATAAGACGGGCGCCGTTCTGCGAACCGGCCATGTGGTCACCGTTGAACCCGGGCTCTACTACCTTGACGCAGGGGCCATTCGAGTTGAAGACCTCGTGGTTGTTACGACAATGGGGTGTCGAAATCTGACCCGCTTTCCAAAGGGGATCGACATGTTTGAGATCGACTGA
- a CDS encoding serine/threonine protein phosphatase — MIYVIGDIHGCLHPLRRLIAQLRPGDDDDVVFLGDYVDRGPNSRGVIDYLLTLRGRYTFLMGNHERMFLDFLQGKERALFLYNGGTATLDSYGGLRGIPATHLAFLERLRPYHENQEYFFVHAGIRPEVPLHEQDERDLLWIRDDFYAYSGRFPKTVVFGHTPMREVLMEEDRIGIDTACVYGNKLTCLILPSREVIQVSNHLDR, encoded by the coding sequence GTGATCTACGTGATCGGCGACATTCACGGTTGTCTGCACCCTCTGCGTCGTCTTATCGCACAACTTCGTCCGGGCGATGATGACGACGTCGTGTTTCTTGGCGATTATGTGGATCGAGGACCGAATTCGCGCGGGGTCATCGATTACCTGCTGACCCTCCGCGGACGCTACACCTTCCTCATGGGCAACCATGAACGGATGTTCCTCGACTTTCTTCAGGGCAAAGAGCGGGCGCTGTTTCTGTACAACGGCGGGACCGCGACCCTCGACAGCTACGGCGGGCTCCGCGGGATTCCCGCAACGCATCTGGCGTTTCTGGAACGGTTACGACCGTACCATGAGAACCAGGAGTATTTTTTCGTCCATGCGGGGATCAGGCCGGAGGTTCCGTTGCACGAGCAGGACGAGCGCGACCTCCTGTGGATCCGCGACGACTTTTATGCTTACTCGGGCCGGTTTCCCAAGACTGTCGTATTCGGCCACACCCCGATGCGCGAGGTGCTGATGGAGGAGGACCGAATCGGCATCGACACCGCCTGTGTCTATGGTAACAAGCTGACCTGCCTGATCCTTCCCTCGCGTGAAGTCATCCAGGTATCGAATCACCTCGACAGGTGA
- the tilS gene encoding tRNA lysidine(34) synthetase TilS, producing MKDRLLHKVQETIDRHRMVTVGERIVIAVSGGIDSMVMLHLLMRLRERYAVVLHVAHLDHDLRGAESAAAADFVRNYCETHQIPATMTRADGRMLRDRRFDSLQAAARTLRYRFLEEVGDRQRAARIALGHHRDDQAETVLMNLLRGSGVRGLGGIPPVRGRIVRPLIDCEREEIEQYARKERIPYVEDSSNRSLAYRRNRIRLGLLPELAKRYNPRIMYALANAATIFEAEDALLNEMVEKEFHALVISQSSQEVALSIPSMAGLPSALRWRVIRRSAEALGAGRSGLTFQQTLAVDRLLEAPGGVVHAPGGLRVRRADEGLIFAIERARVRDRIAACSLVVPGLTVIPTASLSLHSEMLEQGAVVRPTGDTRIALLDGDRTGTALHVRGWEAGDRFVPFGMSGRKKLQDFFVDAKVPREDRGRIPLVVSGGQIVWVVGFRTDERFRVTAATRRILRVCAVTTGDDGR from the coding sequence ATGAAGGACCGGCTGCTGCATAAGGTGCAAGAGACGATCGACCGGCATCGGATGGTGACGGTCGGGGAGAGGATCGTCATTGCGGTCTCCGGCGGCATTGATTCGATGGTCATGCTCCATCTTCTGATGCGCCTTCGAGAGCGATATGCCGTCGTACTCCATGTCGCCCATCTCGACCACGATCTTCGCGGGGCAGAATCGGCCGCGGCTGCCGACTTCGTGCGAAACTATTGTGAGACCCATCAGATTCCAGCGACGATGACCAGGGCTGACGGCAGGATGTTGCGAGACCGCAGATTCGACTCGCTGCAGGCCGCGGCTCGCACACTTCGCTACCGGTTTCTCGAGGAGGTGGGGGATAGGCAGCGGGCCGCCAGAATCGCCCTAGGCCATCATCGTGACGATCAGGCGGAGACCGTCCTGATGAACCTGCTTCGAGGATCGGGCGTGCGAGGGCTTGGCGGAATCCCGCCGGTGAGGGGCCGGATCGTCCGTCCATTGATTGATTGCGAACGGGAGGAGATCGAGCAGTACGCGCGGAAAGAGCGGATTCCTTATGTCGAGGATTCGTCAAACCGCAGTCTTGCCTATCGTCGGAATCGAATCCGACTGGGACTGTTGCCGGAGTTGGCCAAACGATACAATCCGCGCATTATGTACGCCCTGGCAAATGCGGCAACGATCTTCGAGGCCGAAGACGCGTTGTTGAACGAGATGGTGGAAAAAGAGTTTCACGCCTTGGTGATCTCGCAATCGTCTCAAGAGGTGGCGCTGTCGATTCCCTCCATGGCGGGCCTTCCCAGCGCCCTGAGATGGCGCGTTATCCGTCGATCCGCAGAAGCGTTGGGTGCAGGCCGTTCGGGGCTGACCTTTCAACAGACTCTGGCTGTCGATCGGCTGCTGGAAGCGCCGGGCGGCGTCGTTCACGCGCCGGGCGGATTGCGCGTGAGGCGAGCCGACGAGGGCCTGATCTTCGCGATTGAGAGGGCTCGGGTGCGGGACCGCATCGCCGCCTGTTCCCTGGTCGTGCCCGGATTGACGGTCATTCCGACCGCTTCGCTCAGCCTCCACAGTGAGATGCTGGAACAGGGGGCGGTGGTCCGGCCTACTGGCGATACCCGGATTGCCCTGCTTGACGGCGACCGTACCGGGACTGCCTTGCATGTCAGGGGATGGGAAGCGGGCGACCGATTTGTTCCCTTCGGGATGAGTGGTCGCAAGAAGCTCCAGGACTTTTTTGTAGACGCCAAGGTGCCGCGCGAAGACCGCGGGCGGATCCCGTTGGTGGTGTCTGGCGGTCAGATCGTCTGGGTTGTGGGTTTTCGCACCGACGAACGTTTCAGGGTGACCGCTGCGACGCGGCGTATCCTTCGGGTTTGTGCAGTTACTACAGGTGACGACGGACGGTAA
- a CDS encoding cell division protein FtsH encodes MSPFFKNLALWLVIGLIMVLVFNIFSQNQPQEKEMIFSDFMTKAAKGEVVEVIVKGPDIKGKLTTGENFRTYAADDKDMISELRQKGVRIIAKPVDENPWYITILLSWLPMLLFIGVWIFFMRQMQGGGVKALSFGKSRARLLSDKQNKVTFADVAGADEAKEELREIIEFLKDPPKFQKLGGRIPKGVLLMGPPGTGKTLLARAIAGEANAPFFSISGSDFVEMFVGVGASRVRDLFDQGKKHAPCIIFMDEIDAVGRHRGAGLGGGHDEREQTLNQLLVEMDGFESNDGVILVAATNRPDVLDPALLRPGRFDRQVVVARPDLKGREGILRVHTKKIPIDADVDLSLLARGTPGFSGADLANLVNEAALLAARQNKKTVCMVDFENAKDKVLMGVERKSIVISEQERKVTAYHEAGHTLVAKVLPGTDPIHKVTIIPRGRALGMTQQLPVDEKHNYAKEYLLNEIAIMMGGRVAEELVIGQITTGAGNDIERATDLARKMVCEWGMSEKLGPLTFGKREEMIFLGREIAQHQDYSEHTAVEIDREVKQIVVTNYEKAKTLIMERIGILHALAKALLETEVLDGFQIDAIVNGSAAPAQARV; translated from the coding sequence TTGAGCCCGTTCTTCAAGAATCTGGCGCTGTGGCTTGTCATCGGACTTATTATGGTACTGGTCTTCAACATTTTCAGCCAGAACCAGCCACAGGAAAAGGAGATGATCTTCAGCGACTTTATGACCAAGGCGGCCAAGGGTGAGGTCGTGGAGGTGATCGTGAAGGGTCCGGACATCAAAGGGAAGCTCACCACGGGCGAAAACTTCCGGACGTACGCCGCCGACGATAAGGATATGATTTCCGAGCTGCGACAGAAAGGGGTTCGGATTATTGCGAAACCGGTCGACGAGAATCCTTGGTACATTACTATCTTGCTCTCATGGCTACCGATGCTGCTGTTCATCGGCGTCTGGATCTTCTTTATGCGTCAGATGCAGGGTGGGGGGGTGAAGGCCCTCTCGTTCGGCAAGAGCCGGGCTCGCCTGCTGTCCGACAAGCAAAACAAGGTGACCTTTGCCGATGTGGCCGGTGCGGACGAGGCCAAGGAGGAACTGCGGGAGATCATTGAGTTTCTGAAGGACCCGCCGAAGTTTCAGAAACTGGGCGGGAGGATTCCCAAGGGTGTGTTGCTCATGGGCCCCCCGGGTACGGGGAAGACGCTGTTGGCGCGCGCTATCGCAGGCGAGGCGAATGCGCCGTTCTTCAGTATCTCGGGTTCGGATTTTGTCGAAATGTTCGTCGGTGTCGGCGCCTCACGCGTACGCGACCTCTTTGATCAGGGGAAGAAGCATGCCCCGTGTATTATTTTTATGGATGAGATCGACGCGGTAGGGAGGCATCGGGGGGCCGGTCTGGGCGGCGGTCACGACGAGCGGGAGCAGACGCTGAATCAACTCCTGGTTGAAATGGACGGCTTCGAATCGAATGACGGGGTGATTCTGGTTGCAGCAACCAACCGCCCCGATGTCCTGGACCCGGCATTGCTTCGACCGGGGCGGTTTGATCGCCAGGTCGTGGTGGCGAGACCTGATCTGAAGGGCCGCGAAGGGATCCTGCGCGTTCATACGAAAAAGATCCCGATAGACGCCGATGTCGATCTCTCGCTCCTGGCTCGCGGGACCCCCGGTTTTTCCGGAGCCGATTTAGCCAACCTGGTCAATGAGGCGGCCCTGCTGGCCGCCCGGCAAAATAAGAAAACGGTCTGCATGGTGGACTTCGAGAACGCCAAAGACAAGGTGCTTATGGGCGTAGAGCGCAAGAGCATCGTGATCAGCGAACAGGAGCGGAAGGTGACCGCCTATCATGAGGCCGGACATACGCTGGTGGCGAAGGTTCTCCCTGGGACCGACCCGATTCACAAGGTGACGATCATCCCGCGTGGTAGAGCGCTGGGTATGACCCAGCAGTTGCCCGTCGACGAGAAGCACAACTACGCAAAAGAGTACCTCCTCAATGAAATTGCCATCATGATGGGCGGTCGCGTTGCGGAGGAGTTGGTTATCGGGCAGATTACCACCGGGGCCGGCAACGATATCGAGCGGGCCACCGATCTGGCGAGGAAGATGGTGTGCGAGTGGGGGATGAGTGAAAAGCTCGGTCCGCTGACATTCGGTAAGCGCGAAGAGATGATCTTCCTGGGCCGCGAGATTGCCCAACACCAGGACTATAGCGAGCATACGGCAGTAGAGATCGATCGAGAGGTCAAGCAGATCGTTGTGACCAACTATGAAAAGGCCAAGACGCTGATTATGGAGCGAATCGGCATTCTGCACGCCCTGGCCAAGGCGCTGCTGGAAACCGAGGTGCTTGATGGTTTTCAGATCGATGCGATCGTGAACGGATCCGCCGCCCCGGCCCAGGCGCGCGTCTGA
- the folP gene encoding dihydropteroate synthase, which produces MTQSTQGSFRCRDHLLNVQDKTRIVAVLNITPDSFSDGGRFLDAETAIDQAMRMVEEGADILELGGESTRPGAAPVPVEEELRRIVPVLRDLRPKLSIPVSVDTYKPEVARIALEEGADIINDVYGVRGEGHLAAVVAEQRAGLVIMHMKGTPQDMQIEPRYDDVVGEVSDFLAERITFAERAGVHPQSIIVDPGLGFGKRSQDNLALLRHLGELHRLGKPIMIGPSRKSLVGDVLKLPVEERQHGTAACVAAAVLQGAAFVRVHEIRPCAQLVRMLDAIRRA; this is translated from the coding sequence ATGACGCAATCGACGCAGGGAAGTTTTCGCTGCCGGGATCATCTGTTGAATGTGCAAGATAAGACCCGGATCGTGGCGGTATTGAACATTACTCCCGATTCATTTTCTGATGGCGGGCGTTTTCTCGATGCCGAGACAGCCATCGACCAGGCCATGCGGATGGTGGAGGAGGGCGCCGATATTCTGGAGTTGGGCGGCGAATCGACCCGTCCGGGCGCCGCCCCTGTCCCAGTGGAAGAAGAGTTGCGTCGGATCGTTCCGGTGCTGCGGGACCTGCGACCGAAGCTGAGCATTCCGGTATCGGTGGATACCTATAAACCCGAGGTGGCGCGAATCGCCCTGGAAGAAGGGGCGGATATTATTAACGACGTGTACGGTGTACGGGGTGAGGGGCATCTGGCGGCGGTGGTAGCCGAGCAGCGGGCCGGTCTGGTGATCATGCACATGAAAGGGACCCCTCAGGACATGCAGATCGAGCCGCGCTATGACGATGTGGTGGGGGAGGTCTCGGACTTCCTGGCGGAGCGTATCACCTTTGCTGAACGGGCGGGCGTTCACCCGCAGTCCATCATTGTCGATCCCGGCTTGGGATTCGGAAAGCGGTCGCAGGACAATCTCGCCCTTTTGCGGCATCTGGGGGAGTTGCATCGTTTGGGAAAGCCGATCATGATCGGACCATCGCGCAAGTCGCTGGTCGGCGATGTGCTGAAGCTGCCGGTTGAGGAACGCCAGCACGGGACCGCAGCCTGCGTCGCTGCGGCGGTGCTGCAAGGGGCAGCCTTTGTCCGGGTGCATGAGATCCGGCCCTGCGCGCAGCTTGTCCGGATGTTGGACGCCATCAGGAGGGCGTAG
- a CDS encoding TIGR00159 family protein, translating into MWSTIAQFGWIDAVDVLIVAFVAYQLLLMFKGTRALQMILGLALVYLASRIALKGGLLTVNWVLQNSLGVWFLMVIILFQPELRRALATFGLRSRLLRAFTKREEAYMIDEIVRSAASMAAKKIGAIIVVERETKLSDYIDSGVSLDARVSRRLLESIFCQGSPLHDGAVVIQGGRVAAASCLLPLTLAADVSRELGTRHRAAIGLTEETDAIAIVVSEEMGSVSLVHAGAISQGLDAQRLRRRLVELLGPPGVGGPGAKSKSEVVASSVVRG; encoded by the coding sequence ATGTGGTCCACGATTGCCCAATTTGGGTGGATTGACGCCGTCGATGTGCTGATCGTGGCGTTTGTCGCCTATCAGCTTCTCCTGATGTTCAAGGGGACGCGGGCGCTGCAGATGATCCTCGGTCTCGCGCTTGTCTACCTGGCATCCCGCATTGCGTTGAAAGGCGGTTTGTTGACCGTCAACTGGGTCTTGCAGAACTCGCTGGGTGTCTGGTTCCTCATGGTCATCATTCTCTTTCAACCGGAGCTTCGACGGGCACTCGCGACGTTCGGCCTGCGTTCTCGGCTGCTTCGCGCCTTTACCAAACGCGAAGAGGCCTACATGATCGACGAGATTGTCCGATCCGCGGCCTCCATGGCGGCGAAAAAGATCGGCGCGATCATTGTCGTAGAGCGGGAGACCAAACTGTCCGACTATATCGATTCCGGCGTGTCGCTTGACGCGCGTGTGTCGAGGCGATTGTTGGAATCGATCTTTTGCCAGGGTTCGCCGCTGCATGACGGCGCGGTGGTGATCCAGGGCGGGCGCGTCGCCGCCGCGTCGTGTCTGCTGCCCTTAACGCTGGCCGCCGATGTGAGCAGGGAGTTGGGAACCCGTCATCGCGCGGCCATCGGCCTGACGGAGGAAACCGATGCCATCGCCATCGTTGTTTCAGAGGAGATGGGGAGCGTCTCGCTCGTTCACGCGGGGGCCATCAGCCAGGGTCTTGATGCGCAGAGGCTGCGGCGTCGACTCGTCGAACTGCTGGGACCGCCCGGTGTGGGCGGCCCGGGTGCGAAGTCGAAAAGCGAGGTCGTCGCATCTTCGGTCGTCAGAGGCTAG